The following is a genomic window from Nocardioides thalensis.
ATGCAGACGCGGGTCGCGCCGCCGGCGAGGCCGGCGCCGGCCTGCTTCAGGGTCTCGTCCTTCGACAGCCACGAGTACTTGAGGATCGGCGCCTGCGAGCCGAGCGCCTGCGAGCAGTAGTTGCAGTTCTCGGGACAGAGGCCGGACTTCAGGTTCACCAGGTAGTTCACCTTGACCGTGTTGCCGAAATGCTCGCGGCGCAGCCGGCCGGCGGCCGCGACCACGTCCATCAGCGCGACGTCGTCGGCTCGGAGTACGGCGACGGCGTCCTCCTGCGTGGCGGCCCCACCATCGAGGATCCGGTCGGCGAGGGCAGCGAACTGCGAGGTCATGGGCGCATCCTGACGTCGGCGGCGAAACTGAACGGCGTTCAGATTAACCTATGCGGATGCGCTACCGCCGTGCGGACATCGTCGACCGGGCGATCGACGCCCTCGACGCCCACGGCCTGGCGGCCCTCTCGATGCGCACCCTGGCCGCCGAGCTCGACGTCCGGGCCAGCGCGCTCTACCACCACTTCGACAACAAGGCGGCTCTGCTGGCCGCGGTCGCCGACGAGATCCTCCGGCGCGGCCGGCGTGCGACCGAGATCGTCGCGTGGGAGGCCGAGCTCCGCCTGACCTGCGTGGAGCTGCGCGACGGGATGCGCGCCCACCGGGACGGCGCGGCGCTCGTCACCGCGGTGTACGACGCCGGCGGCGTCCGAGAGCCGCAGGAGCGGATGGCCGACGCCCTCCGCCGGGGCGGGGCCGGTGACGACCTCGCCCGCGTCGGAGCGCGCACCCTGCTGCGGTTCGTCCTGTCCCACGTGCACGACGACAGCGCCGACTTCGCGCTCGGTCTCGGGATCGTGCTCGCCGGGCTGGGGACCCGTGTGCCTTAGGCCCACCAGATGCCCATGATCTTGCTCCAGAAGCAGGGCAAGCCGCCCAGGCAGGTCGTGAACTCCATCAGCCCTCGGTACCAGGGGTCGTCGTCGAAGACGCTGACGAGCCCCTTCGCCACCATCTTCTTGTGGATCATCCGCTGCACCCGCTTCGGGGCCGATGGGTCGGCTGCACGAAGCGCCGACCTGAATCGAGGTCACTCGTCGGTGGCGTGACGCGGAGCACGCCGCCCCGTCACCGGCCGATATTGTTCTGGTAACACCCGGGAGGCACTGTGGAAGACATGGCCAAGTCGAAGACCAAGCCCGTGACGGTGGTCCTGTTCGGCGCTACGGGGGACCTCTCGCGGCGCAAGCTGCTGCCCGGGATGCTGCACCTGCTGGAGTCGGGCCTGATCCCCGACCTGCAGATCGTGGGCACCTCGCTCGACGAGCACACCACGGAGTCGTTCATCGAGTTCGTGCACGAGGCGGTCAAGGAGTTCTCCGGCAACGACGGCGACATGGAGGCCTGGCCGGAGTTCGCCAAGCGGCTGCACTGGGCGCCCGGCTCCGAAGGCGCCGCCGGCCTGCGCGCCGCGGTCGAGAAGGCAGAGAGCGAGTCCGACGGGCGCACCCGCCTGCACTACCTGAGCGTGCCGCCGAAGGCCGCGCTGTCGGTCGTCAAGACGCTCGAGGAGGCCGGTCTCGTCAAGGGCAGCCGGATCATCATGGAGAAGCCGTTCGGCGTCGACCTCGCGACGGCGAAGGACCTCAACTCCGAGCTGCACAAGACGTTCGACGAGTCGCAGATCTACCGGATCGACCACTTCCTCGGGAAGGAGGCGGCCCAGAACATCCTCGCGTTCCGGTTCGCCAACGGCCTGTTCGAGCCGATCTGGCACCGCAACAACATCGACCACGTCCAGATCGACGTGCCCGAGGAGCTCGGGCTCGACCAGCGCGCCAACTTCTACGAGTCGACCGGCGCCTACAAGGACATGGTCGTCACCCACCTGTTCCAGGTGCTCGCGTTCACCGCGATGGAGCCGCCGACGTCGCTGTCGCCCGACGCGATCAACGAGGAGAAGAACAAGGTCTTCCGGTCGATGGTGCCGATCGACCCGGCCAACGTGGTGCGCGGGCAGTACCAGGGCTACCGCGACATCGAGGGCGTGAAGCGAGAGTCCGAGACCGAGACGTTCATCGCCATCAAGTGCTTCATCGACAACTGGCGCTGGGCCGGGGTGCCGTTCTACCTCCGCACGGGCAAGCGGATGGCCGAGGGCGCCCGCATCATCTCGATCGCCTTCAAGGAGCCGCCCCGCTCGATGTTCCCGAAGGGCTCGGGCGTCGGCGACCACGGTCCCGACCACCTGACGTTCGACCTCGCCGACAAGGCCAAGATGTCGCTGTCGTTCTACGGCAAGCGGCCGGGCCCGGGCATGAAGCTCGACAAGCTGTCGATGCAGTTCGCGATGGCCGACACCAACTGGGCCGGCTCCGTGCTCGAGGCCTACGAGCGTCTCATCTACGACGCCGCGCGCGGCGACCAGACGTTGTTCACGTCGGCCGAGGGCATCGAGCGCCTGTGGGAGGTCTCGGAGCCGTTGCTCGAGAACCCGCCGGTGGTCCGCCCCTACCGGCAGGGCAGCTGGGGTCCCAACCAGATCCACCAGCTGATCGCGCCGTACGCCTGGCGGCTGCCGTTCGAGCGGCAGTGGCGCGACCCCGACGCGCTCGGCTCCTGACCAGAATTTTCGGCGCCGGATTTCATCCGCAAGAGCGACGCGTGGCGCCGAGGCGCGCTGCCAGCATGCGGCCATGTCGATCCCCAGACGCCGTCGTGTCCTGACCGCACTCGCGCTGACCGGCGCGCTCACCGCTGCCGCCGTCCCTGCCTTCGCCGACAAGGGAGCCGGTGATCCCGGCTCGGACAAGTCGGACATGGAGCGCGCCGAGCGCGTGGCCGCGGTCGCCACCCTCGAGCGGGCCGAGGCTCTGCTCGACGGTACGTCGAGCGAGGACCCGCGGGGCGCCACGATGGCGCTGCGTGACGTCAGGATGCTGCGCGACTCGCTGCCCGCCGACCTGGCGGCGCGAGCGGACGAGGTGTTGCTTCGCCCGCCCGACGAGGGCGGCACGTGGGTCAAGACCTGCAACACCGAGGTCTGCGTCCACCACCTCCAAGGCGCCGACATCGGGTCCGGGGAGTACGACGTCAACGACGTGCTGGCGACCGTCCAGGACATCCGCGACAAGTATGTGGCGGCCGGCTACCGCGAGCCCCTGCCCGACGGCACCACCGGCGGGGACGCCAAGTTCGACGTCTACCTCGAGGACCTCGGCGACCAGAACCTCTACGGATACTGCACGTCGGACGACCCCAAGCAGGCAAGCCCGGAGACCGGCTGGGACCTGTGGGCCTACTGTGCGTTCGACGACGACTTCTCCGCGGCCCAGTTCCCGTCGAACACCCCGTTGGAGAACATGCAGGTGACCGCTGCGCACGAGTACTTCCACGCGACGCAGTACGCGTATGACGCGTTCGAGGACTCCTGGATCCTCGAAGCAACCGCCACCTGGGCCGAGGACGAGCTCTACGACGACGTCAACGACAACTACAACTACAACGGCTCGGGACCGATCGCTCATCCGACGACGCCGCTCGACAGCGACCAGAACGGCAGTCTCTTCAAGTACGGCGCCTGGACGTTCTTCCGCTACCTCACGGAGCGGTTCCCCGCCGCGCAGGGCGGGATCCCGACGCTGGTGCGCGAGCTCCTGGAGAGCATGGACGGGTCCGTCGGCGGGCCGGACCGCTTCTCGCTCCAGGCCGTGCAGGAAGTGCTGGGCGACCACGGCACCAGCCTGAGCGCAGCCTTCGCGGGCTACTCCTTGGCCAACCGCGCCCCCGAGGCGATCTACGAGGAGGGCGCTGATTACCCGACGGCGCCGGCCAAGTCCGTCACGGTCTCGTCCAAGTCGAAGAACCCGGGCGCCTACACGAAGACGCTCGACCACCTCACGTCGTCGACTGTCCGCTACCGCCCGAGCAACCTCAGTGCGTCGAACTGGAAGCTCCGTCTGAAGCTCGACCTGGCGCCGAAGGCGAAGGGGTCGGCCGCGGCGGTGACCGTGGTCAAGAAGAACGGCACGCGCACCCTCCTCGGATACGCGAAGCTCAACGCCCAGGGTGACGCCACCGTCGCTGCGCCGTTCAGCAGCAGCAGCGTCGCTGCGGTGGAGGTGACCCTGCTGAACCTCAGCGGCCGCCTCAACGACTGCTGGGACGGCGACACGCCGTACTCCTGCTACGGCGGCAACCCCCTCGACGACAACCTGCGGCAGTCGGTCGACCCGGTGGCCTACCGTCCCTGAGCGACGGGTCGCGGCGCCGTCCGGAGCTCGTAGTCGTCGAGCGGGAACCGGGCGGCGCCGCGGAACGCGGCCACCGTCGAGGTCGGCCGCAGCAGCGTCGCCTCGCCGTGCTGGTTGAAGTAGTAGCTGCGCGAGCCCGAGCAGTCGCCGGCGTTGAACACCGACGGCTCCAGCAGGTCGCGCATCCGCTCCAGGAAGCCGTCGTACGCCGCCTGCGTCACCTCGAAGACGTCGGCACCCCGCGCGCGCATCGCGCGGAACAGCCGGTCGAGGTGGCGCATCTGGGTCTCGATCGTCGTGAAGTACGACAGGCCCGAGTAGGAGTACGGGCTGTTGAGGGAGACGTAGTTGGGGAAGTCGGGCACGGCCACGCCCTCGTAGGCGCAGAAACGCGTCTCCCGCCAGAAGCGCCCGAGCTCCCGGCCGTCGCGGCCGACGATCGGGAACGCCGGGAAGTTGGCCTCCCAGAGGTCGAAGCCGGTGGCGAGCACCAGCACGTCGAGGTCGGCGCGGGTTCCGTCGGCGGTGACGATGCCGGTCTCGTCGACATG
Proteins encoded in this region:
- a CDS encoding TetR family transcriptional regulator; the protein is MRYRRADIVDRAIDALDAHGLAALSMRTLAAELDVRASALYHHFDNKAALLAAVADEILRRGRRATEIVAWEAELRLTCVELRDGMRAHRDGAALVTAVYDAGGVREPQERMADALRRGGAGDDLARVGARTLLRFVLSHVHDDSADFALGLGIVLAGLGTRVP
- the zwf gene encoding glucose-6-phosphate dehydrogenase, coding for MAKSKTKPVTVVLFGATGDLSRRKLLPGMLHLLESGLIPDLQIVGTSLDEHTTESFIEFVHEAVKEFSGNDGDMEAWPEFAKRLHWAPGSEGAAGLRAAVEKAESESDGRTRLHYLSVPPKAALSVVKTLEEAGLVKGSRIIMEKPFGVDLATAKDLNSELHKTFDESQIYRIDHFLGKEAAQNILAFRFANGLFEPIWHRNNIDHVQIDVPEELGLDQRANFYESTGAYKDMVVTHLFQVLAFTAMEPPTSLSPDAINEEKNKVFRSMVPIDPANVVRGQYQGYRDIEGVKRESETETFIAIKCFIDNWRWAGVPFYLRTGKRMAEGARIISIAFKEPPRSMFPKGSGVGDHGPDHLTFDLADKAKMSLSFYGKRPGPGMKLDKLSMQFAMADTNWAGSVLEAYERLIYDAARGDQTLFTSAEGIERLWEVSEPLLENPPVVRPYRQGSWGPNQIHQLIAPYAWRLPFERQWRDPDALGS
- a CDS encoding MXAN_6640 family putative metalloprotease encodes the protein MSIPRRRRVLTALALTGALTAAAVPAFADKGAGDPGSDKSDMERAERVAAVATLERAEALLDGTSSEDPRGATMALRDVRMLRDSLPADLAARADEVLLRPPDEGGTWVKTCNTEVCVHHLQGADIGSGEYDVNDVLATVQDIRDKYVAAGYREPLPDGTTGGDAKFDVYLEDLGDQNLYGYCTSDDPKQASPETGWDLWAYCAFDDDFSAAQFPSNTPLENMQVTAAHEYFHATQYAYDAFEDSWILEATATWAEDELYDDVNDNYNYNGSGPIAHPTTPLDSDQNGSLFKYGAWTFFRYLTERFPAAQGGIPTLVRELLESMDGSVGGPDRFSLQAVQEVLGDHGTSLSAAFAGYSLANRAPEAIYEEGADYPTAPAKSVTVSSKSKNPGAYTKTLDHLTSSTVRYRPSNLSASNWKLRLKLDLAPKAKGSAAAVTVVKKNGTRTLLGYAKLNAQGDATVAAPFSSSSVAAVEVTLLNLSGRLNDCWDGDTPYSCYGGNPLDDNLRQSVDPVAYRP